The bacterium DNA window CGCAGTCGGAGCCGACCTCCTCGCGGGTTGCGGAGCGCGCGCTCTACTACGCAACCGTGTATGTGCTGCCGTCCGCGATATTGATTGCGTTCTGGGATGCCGCCGCGCGAGTGTACGGACATCCGCAGCTCTTCCCGCCCCCGCTCAGCACGTTCCGGACCTTTGTCGCAGCCGTCCGGGACGGAAGTTTGTGGGCAAACAGCGTCGCCAGCATGGTCCGGATCATGGCGGGATTCAGCATCGGCAGCGTGTTTGGAGTGCTTATCGGACTCTTAATGGGCATGCTTCCGGCAGTCCGGTATGTGCTCACCCCGTACATTGATTTCCTGCGGTTTGTCTCCGCGCTCGCGTGGATTACGGCATTCATGGTGTGGTTCGGCGTCGGGGAAACGAGCAAAGTCTTGCTGCTGATATATGCCACAACCTTTGGCATCGCGGTGAACGTGGCTGAGGGCGTGAGCGCAATCCCGACCGTGAAGCTGCGCGCGGCGGAATGCTTTGGCATTAATCGCCGGCAGATGTTCGTCTGGGTCGTGCTGCCCGCGTGCGTGCCGTTTATTGTGGCGGGCATGCGCCTCGCCCTGCAAAACTCTTTCACCACCATCATCGCGGCCGAAATGCTGGCCGCGAATCGCGGCCTGGGCTTCCTGATCATGTCCTCGCGGATCTTCCTGCAGACCGATAGAACCTATGTGGCCATCGTTGCACTCGGTGTCCTCGGGTTCCTGACCGACTTCCTGCTCATGCGAGCCGCCCGCGGGTTCGCCGGCCGGTATCAGCTGGGCGACTGAGATGAGCCAGATGCCGAGCGTCCACATCTCGGATGGCCACGCGGCGGTGGGGGACCGGCCGGGCGCCGAAGCGCAACCGCTCGGCGAGCGCTGCCTCACGCCGCCGGCGTTGGCAGTGACCTCGATTCTCGCGGGGCTCCTTGTCTGGGAACTGGTTGCCCGGGCATTTTTTCAGCCGTTCACGCTTCCCGCTCCCTCCGCGGTGGCGGCCAAGGCGTTCGAACTGTTGAGGACCGGCAACCTGTTGGGCCATATCGCTACCAGCTATACGCGAATTTTCATCGGCTTTGTGATCGGAAGTGCCGTGGGGGGTTTGCTTGGCATCGCCATGGGCACAGTGTCTCATATTCGCCGGTTGCTCGAGCCGCTGGTGAATTTTTTTCGCTTCATCCCGCCCATTGCGTGGATAGGACCGGTCCTCATATGGTTCGGCATCGGGGAGGCCAGCAAGATCTTGCTGATCGTCTACACGACCAGCTTCATGGTGCTGCTGAATGCGCTCGCCGGCATCTCGTCCATCCCCCGGAATCAATTGCGGGCCGCTGAGTGCTTTGGCGCCAGCACGTTTCAAGTGTTTTGCTTGATCATGCTGCCTGCCGCGGTGAGGTATCTGCTGACCGGGATGCGCATTGGGCTGATGAATTCGTTCGCGACCATTATTACGGCGGAAATGCTCGCGGCGCAAAGCGGACTCGGCTATCTGATTCTTGTGAGCTTCAATTACACGGCGGTGGACACGATCTTCGTCAGCATTGCGACGCTTGGAGTGCTCGGGCTCGTGACCAGCCAGGTGTTCGACAGGTTCTCACGGTTGATTGCCTGGCGATACTACCTTGAGGCGTGAGACCACGTCGAGGACGGGAGGCACGGCCAGTGGCTATCGGTGGGAAAACGCAGACGTCGTCCATCGGCCCCGGTACGACTGATACCTCGCGGCAACTATACGAGGCGGCACGAGAGTACAGCCCACAGGGGGCCCACGGTGAGGGCAAGTACTATCCGCCGTACCCTCACTTCTGGCGGCGGGCGCTTGGCTCTCGGCTGTGGGACGTTGATGGAAACGAGTACATCGACTATTGGTGCGCCGCCGGTCCGGCGATTCTTGGCCATAATCATCCGGGTGTCCGCGAGGCGGTCAAGCGCACGCTTGACGAGACCGGGGTGTTGTTCTGCGGCCCGCATCCCGATGAGCTGCAGCTGGCGAAGCTACTGCGAAAGCACATTCCCACCGCCGACATGAGCGGTTATGGATGCGGCGGAAGCGACGCGATCGTGTATGCGTTACGCGCTGCCAGGGCGCATACTGGCCGGACAAAACTGTTGAGGTTCGAAGGATCCTATCACGGCTGGTACGATGGCGTATTGTTCAGCATCGCGCCCAAACCCGGCCAGGTGACGGAGGGCGAGTACGCACCGATTTCGGAGTCCTCGGGCCTGCCGCCGGAAGCGGCTCAGCACGTCGTCGTCGCGCCCTATAACGATGCCGATATGCTCGAGCAGCTGGTCATTCGTCACAAGAACGAGCTCGCGGCCATTATCGTCGAGCCGATCTCGCATACGATGGGCGTTGTGGAGCCGGTCTCCGGCTTTCTGGAGCGGGCGCGGCAGCTGTGCGACCGGTACGGTATCGTGTTGGTCTTTGACGAGATTATCACAGGGTTTCGACACAGCCTGGGCGGGGCGCAGAAGCTCAGCGGTGTCTTCCCCGATATCAGCGCGTTTGGGAAGGCCATGTCGAACGGCTTTCCGATTTCTGCCGTGTGCGGCAGAAATCATGTGATGGGCGAACTGACCCCGCAAGGGCGCGCGTATTTCTCCGGCACCTTCAACGGCAATCCGCTGTGTGTGGCCGCGGCGATCGCCACGGTTTCGGAACTGGAAAACGGGAAGATCCACGAGCGGCTCTTCCGGCTCGGCAAGACCACAGCCGATGGAATCAATAAGGCGGCGCGCGAGTTGAACGTGCGCGCGCACTGCGTCCAATTCGGATCGGTCTGGACGGTGTTCTTCACAGACCGGCCGATCCGCAACTATCGCGATATTCTCAAGTATCACAACGCAGATGCGAGCCACGCATTTGTGCGATACATGTGGAACAAAGGGTTTTATTCGAAGCCGAAGACGGTCAGCCGCTGGTATTTGAACGGTGCGCACACGGAGGACGACGTCGACCGGACCATCGCTGCGGTGAAGGGCTTTCTCGCCGAGCACAGCGCATCGTTGCGGTAGAAGCGATGGACTCTCCTCACGCGTTGGCGGGCCCATCGTGAAGCGGGTCGGCATTGATGTCGGCGGCACGTTCACCGATCTCGTGGTCTACGATGAGGAGACGCGGCGGCTAAGTCGCAGCAAAGTCTTCAGCACGCCCAAGAATCCCGAAGAGGGCGTGCTGGCCGCGATGGCGGCGGCCGCGGTCGAGCCGGCAGAACTCTCGTATCTCATCCACGGCACGACTCTCGTGACCAATCTCATCCTGGAGCGAAGCGGCTGCAAGGTCGGTTTCATTACGACCGCCGGATTTCGCGACGTGCTGGAGATCATGCGCGCGAGCCGGCCGCGGCCGTACGATCTGTCGTGGACGAAGCCGGCCCCGATCGTGCCGCGGCACCTGCGGGCCGAGGTGCGGGAGCGTGTGAATCACAGGGGCGAGGTGCTTGAGCCGCTGGATCTCGTCCAAGCCGCGTCGATTGTGGAGCGGTTCATCGGGCAAGGCGTCGAGGCCATTGCCGTCTGTTTTCTGCATTCATACACCAACCCGATTCACGAGCGGCTGATGGCGGATCTCGTTCGCCGCAGGTCCAGCATCGAGGTGACCATCTCGTCGGACGTTTGCCGTGAGATTCGTGAGTACGAGAGGGCAAGCACGGTGAGTCTCAACGCGTACTCCATCCGGCGCATCAGCGCCTACGTCGAGTCGCTGGAGAAAAAACTACCCGTCTCCGGTGGCATTCGTTACATGAACTCTGAGGGTGGCGTTATTCCCGGAGCCGAGGCAAAGCGCAGCCCGGTGACGCTCGCTCTGTCTGGGCCGGCAGGCGGGGTCTTGGCCGGGCAGTTTCTCGCCCGGGCCCTGCACCTCCCCAACGTCATTACCATGGATATGGGCGGGACCAGCCTCGATGTGTGCGCGATTCAAGACGGCATGCCGCAGCTGGATCGCAGCATTTCGGTGGAGTGGGGCATTCCCATGCAGGTTCCTGCGATTCAAATCCACACGATCGGCGCCGGCGGCGGGAGCGTCGCCTGGATCGACGAAGGCGGTGGCCTCCAGATCGGTCCGGAAAGCGCCGGCTCGGCTCCGGGACCGGCGTGCTACGGAAAAGGCGGCGAACGGCCCACGGTCACGGACGCCAACCTGATCTTGGGGCTGCTCAACCCCGAGTATTTTCTCGGCGGACGGGTCAGGATTGACCCGGACAAAGCCCTGCAGGCCCTTCGGCCGCTTTGCCGGCACTACGGTCTGTCGGCCGGCGACGTCGCCGACGGCGTCTACCGGCTCACCAACGCTCGAATGGCACAAGCGATACGCGAGATTACGGTTGAGAAGGGACTAGACCCTCGAGACTTCACGCTCGTCAGTTTCGGCGGCGCGGGCGG harbors:
- a CDS encoding ABC transporter permease, giving the protein MSQMPSVHISDGHAAVGDRPGAEAQPLGERCLTPPALAVTSILAGLLVWELVARAFFQPFTLPAPSAVAAKAFELLRTGNLLGHIATSYTRIFIGFVIGSAVGGLLGIAMGTVSHIRRLLEPLVNFFRFIPPIAWIGPVLIWFGIGEASKILLIVYTTSFMVLLNALAGISSIPRNQLRAAECFGASTFQVFCLIMLPAAVRYLLTGMRIGLMNSFATIITAEMLAAQSGLGYLILVSFNYTAVDTIFVSIATLGVLGLVTSQVFDRFSRLIAWRYYLEA
- a CDS encoding aspartate aminotransferase family protein; amino-acid sequence: MAIGGKTQTSSIGPGTTDTSRQLYEAAREYSPQGAHGEGKYYPPYPHFWRRALGSRLWDVDGNEYIDYWCAAGPAILGHNHPGVREAVKRTLDETGVLFCGPHPDELQLAKLLRKHIPTADMSGYGCGGSDAIVYALRAARAHTGRTKLLRFEGSYHGWYDGVLFSIAPKPGQVTEGEYAPISESSGLPPEAAQHVVVAPYNDADMLEQLVIRHKNELAAIIVEPISHTMGVVEPVSGFLERARQLCDRYGIVLVFDEIITGFRHSLGGAQKLSGVFPDISAFGKAMSNGFPISAVCGRNHVMGELTPQGRAYFSGTFNGNPLCVAAAIATVSELENGKIHERLFRLGKTTADGINKAARELNVRAHCVQFGSVWTVFFTDRPIRNYRDILKYHNADASHAFVRYMWNKGFYSKPKTVSRWYLNGAHTEDDVDRTIAAVKGFLAEHSASLR
- a CDS encoding ABC transporter permease; its protein translation is MYVLPSAILIAFWDAAARVYGHPQLFPPPLSTFRTFVAAVRDGSLWANSVASMVRIMAGFSIGSVFGVLIGLLMGMLPAVRYVLTPYIDFLRFVSALAWITAFMVWFGVGETSKVLLLIYATTFGIAVNVAEGVSAIPTVKLRAAECFGINRRQMFVWVVLPACVPFIVAGMRLALQNSFTTIIAAEMLAANRGLGFLIMSSRIFLQTDRTYVAIVALGVLGFLTDFLLMRAARGFAGRYQLGD
- a CDS encoding hydantoinase/oxoprolinase family protein, encoding MKRVGIDVGGTFTDLVVYDEETRRLSRSKVFSTPKNPEEGVLAAMAAAAVEPAELSYLIHGTTLVTNLILERSGCKVGFITTAGFRDVLEIMRASRPRPYDLSWTKPAPIVPRHLRAEVRERVNHRGEVLEPLDLVQAASIVERFIGQGVEAIAVCFLHSYTNPIHERLMADLVRRRSSIEVTISSDVCREIREYERASTVSLNAYSIRRISAYVESLEKKLPVSGGIRYMNSEGGVIPGAEAKRSPVTLALSGPAGGVLAGQFLARALHLPNVITMDMGGTSLDVCAIQDGMPQLDRSISVEWGIPMQVPAIQIHTIGAGGGSVAWIDEGGGLQIGPESAGSAPGPACYGKGGERPTVTDANLILGLLNPEYFLGGRVRIDPDKALQALRPLCRHYGLSAGDVADGVYRLTNARMAQAIREITVEKGLDPRDFTLVSFGGAGGQHAIAVAREASISSVLLPLAPSVFSAFGMITADVRASRSRTFIQPLESLSAEDIHAMFRDLEAEAKMIFDRDSAPVTQLRYVDLRYRSQSHEVAIPAQSGDTPQDLYVRFEDRHLQLYGSKLGDPVDLITIRSTAVQSVDPIHLPEAPGARAEGPTPVAFRSISAHRDALPVFRRDELGGGMTVPTPSIVEEIDTTHYLPSSCAARIDRYGNIMVALT